One window from the genome of Desulforamulus ruminis DSM 2154 encodes:
- a CDS encoding MraY family glycosyltransferase, whose product MQIILAPLVALVAVLVLTPHVRRLAFRVGALDSPDHRKVHQGVMPRLGGLAIYASFIIAVLVCVPLSKQLWGLLAGATLITALGILDDIYRLSARTKLVGQVLASIVVIFFGIKITFVSNPFVPGVIVSLGILAAPLTVVWLVVVINAVNLIDGLDGLASGTSFIAALTMTALIALDTYHVIGSIDLVMVSLPLIVAAATAGFLKFNFHPASIFLGDGGSMLLGFLLANMAIMGLTKSATVVSVVIPVVILGVPLMDTVFAVIRRFNRNMPIMQPDREHLHHRLLELGLNHRQAVLAIYGVNTVLGGIAILLTMLAQGPALILVEGVLLAAIVVANQLGIIGKRLRTNYLISLFVILYGLSIFIFFFPKF is encoded by the coding sequence TTGCAAATTATCTTGGCTCCTTTGGTGGCTCTTGTTGCAGTACTGGTATTAACGCCACACGTTCGCCGTCTGGCCTTTCGGGTCGGTGCCCTAGACAGCCCAGATCACCGCAAGGTACATCAAGGGGTAATGCCGCGCCTGGGCGGTCTAGCTATATACGCTAGTTTCATAATTGCAGTGCTAGTATGCGTGCCGCTTAGCAAGCAGTTATGGGGTCTTTTGGCTGGTGCCACATTAATCACCGCATTGGGCATATTGGACGACATTTACCGACTTTCCGCCAGAACAAAGCTAGTAGGGCAAGTGCTAGCGTCTATTGTGGTCATTTTTTTCGGGATAAAAATCACTTTTGTTAGTAACCCTTTTGTGCCAGGTGTGATAGTATCATTGGGCATTCTTGCTGCACCACTTACCGTGGTCTGGCTGGTGGTCGTCATTAATGCCGTCAATCTGATCGACGGCTTAGACGGCTTGGCAAGTGGAACATCTTTCATTGCAGCGCTGACTATGACCGCACTAATTGCCCTAGACACATACCATGTTATCGGATCAATAGATTTAGTGATGGTGAGCTTACCCCTTATAGTAGCGGCAGCCACGGCTGGTTTCCTGAAGTTCAATTTTCATCCTGCGAGTATTTTCTTGGGCGACGGTGGATCAATGTTACTTGGTTTTTTGCTTGCTAATATGGCGATAATGGGTCTTACCAAGAGCGCGACGGTCGTATCGGTTGTCATTCCTGTAGTGATTTTGGGGGTTCCGCTGATGGATACCGTATTTGCTGTTATAAGACGCTTCAACCGGAACATGCCCATTATGCAGCCCGACCGTGAACACCTACACCATCGATTGCTAGAGTTAGGTTTGAATCATCGTCAGGCTGTATTGGCTATCTATGGGGTGAATACTGTGCTCGGAGGGATTGCGATCTTACTAACGATGCTTGCACAGGGTCCTGCCTTGATACTGGTTGAAGGGGTACTCCTCGCTGCTATAGTTGTTGCCAACCAGTTAGGTATTATTGGTAAACGTCTACGAACTAACTATTTGATTTCATTGTTTGTTATACTATATGGTTTGAGTATTTTCATATTCTTTTTTCCTAAGTTTTGA
- a CDS encoding poly-gamma-glutamate hydrolase family protein, which yields MNIRKHVTKIKIFALLFFLLIGYSSYVKYEGAKLEDENKTLKKQLDIANEKIKEQKNELDDLLDSQKDIEFQIEVNETDSNITVVAIHGGKIEKGTTELAYALASHNNYNYYSFLGLKSTDNFSLHVPSDKFAETYALEMVSKSKRTLSIHGCGGSEEFTYIGGRDTELANRIKESLTKHGFTVKDTPKDLAGISSDNIVNRNRDERGVQLEISEGLRTKFLSTNKHSLNSYVLAISEAVNNM from the coding sequence ATGAACATAAGAAAACATGTTACAAAAATTAAGATATTTGCTTTATTATTCTTTTTATTGATAGGTTATTCAAGTTATGTAAAATACGAAGGCGCAAAATTAGAAGACGAGAATAAAACACTAAAAAAACAATTAGATATTGCAAATGAAAAAATAAAAGAACAAAAAAATGAGCTTGATGATTTATTGGATTCTCAGAAAGATATTGAATTTCAAATTGAAGTTAATGAAACAGATTCTAATATTACAGTTGTGGCAATTCATGGAGGTAAAATTGAAAAAGGTACTACTGAATTAGCTTATGCCCTAGCTTCCCATAATAATTATAACTATTATTCATTTCTGGGTTTAAAAAGCACAGATAATTTTTCACTACATGTTCCTTCAGATAAATTCGCTGAAACATACGCACTGGAAATGGTTTCTAAATCTAAAAGGACATTATCAATCCACGGGTGTGGCGGTTCAGAAGAATTCACCTATATCGGAGGCCGGGACACTGAATTGGCCAACAGGATAAAAGAATCTCTGACTAAGCATGGTTTTACTGTGAAAGATACTCCGAAGGATCTGGCCGGTATATCGTCAGATAACATAGTGAATAGAAATAGAGACGAAAGGGGAGTACAGCTAGAAATATCAGAGGGCTTAAGGACAAAATTTTTGTCCACTAATAAGCATAGCTTGAACAGCTATGTTCTCGCAATAAGTGAGGCAGTCAACAATATGTAA
- a CDS encoding DMT family transporter, giving the protein MTAAWITLIMAGLLEVVGVIGIKRVAEKNNVLNNVIMIAGFIISFQLLVQAMAYITLSTAYAVWTGIGTVGAAVVGMLFFGESKNVLRLVCIFGVIACVIALKWIG; this is encoded by the coding sequence ATGACAGCGGCTTGGATCACTCTTATTATGGCGGGATTGCTGGAAGTTGTAGGCGTTATCGGCATCAAGCGAGTCGCAGAAAAAAACAACGTCCTAAACAATGTAATCATGATCGCCGGCTTCATCATAAGCTTCCAATTGCTCGTACAGGCGATGGCGTACATCACTCTTTCGACCGCATACGCCGTCTGGACGGGCATCGGCACGGTCGGTGCTGCTGTTGTCGGCATGTTGTTTTTCGGTGAGTCTAAAAACGTCCTTCGCCTGGTTTGCATTTTTGGCGTTATCGCATGCGTTATTGCATTAAAATGGATCGGGTAA
- a CDS encoding sensor histidine kinase, translated as MNSYLQQGRERLHLVIRGAGRIFLVLKRLIREQFNKNIYTRILFTNMIIFVFGLIALTMFSGYVVKQIAYDQVQQQMLREAKRVNFALLQQKDQAWGAPPAGQTNDQSQGRQEMLKFLADIFDARITVFDRQGNIMDTSAQQEVVPGNQVDAKFVKLLNKGGTEIARAVDQETGQLIFAAVVPMGNNDNKDVIKNGILLETNPVNLDHALNKMRLYLVIGGMAILVIFVFISAYLAQSISRPISHLTNTVAELNRGNYVLSAGERPLEEVKALAGQLSQLAMRLQEMHAESHRMEEERAQLFAEISHELRTPLTAVQGFVEAIRDGMVRDEALLNRYLDTIHTQTIHITRLVDDILALSRLESGNVTVEKLPMDLITLTQGVVISMEAMANSKNTSILFEKKIENAVVLGDVDRMEQIIRNLLKNAVRATENGTVRVGVEVRQGEVVLTIEDDGIGIAPEDLPHIWDRFYQVKNQRGAYLQEKGSGLGLVIVKKLVQLQGGSIDVTSQLGKGTTFNIKFPIS; from the coding sequence GTGAATTCTTATCTCCAACAGGGCAGAGAAAGGCTTCATTTAGTAATCCGTGGTGCAGGCAGGATCTTCCTTGTGCTCAAGCGCTTGATACGGGAGCAATTCAACAAAAATATTTACACCAGGATACTGTTTACCAATATGATCATCTTTGTTTTCGGTCTGATTGCCCTGACGATGTTTTCCGGTTATGTAGTAAAACAAATAGCCTATGATCAGGTCCAACAACAGATGTTACGCGAGGCCAAGCGGGTAAACTTTGCCTTGCTCCAGCAAAAGGACCAGGCATGGGGGGCGCCACCTGCCGGGCAAACAAATGATCAGTCTCAGGGTAGACAGGAAATGTTGAAATTTTTGGCCGATATCTTTGATGCCAGGATTACGGTCTTTGACCGGCAAGGAAATATTATGGATACCTCAGCGCAGCAGGAAGTGGTGCCCGGTAACCAGGTAGATGCAAAATTTGTCAAATTGCTCAACAAGGGTGGGACCGAGATTGCCCGTGCGGTTGATCAGGAAACGGGTCAGCTCATTTTTGCCGCCGTTGTCCCCATGGGTAACAACGACAACAAAGACGTCATTAAAAACGGCATCCTGCTGGAAACGAATCCGGTTAATCTCGATCATGCTTTAAACAAAATGCGCTTGTATCTGGTTATCGGAGGAATGGCCATACTGGTGATTTTTGTGTTTATTTCCGCTTATCTGGCCCAATCAATATCCAGGCCGATTTCCCATTTGACTAACACCGTGGCGGAGCTTAACCGGGGGAATTATGTTTTGAGCGCCGGGGAGCGGCCTCTGGAGGAAGTTAAAGCCCTTGCCGGCCAGCTCAGCCAATTGGCCATGAGACTGCAGGAGATGCATGCCGAAAGCCACAGGATGGAAGAAGAAAGAGCTCAGTTGTTTGCGGAGATATCCCATGAGTTACGTACTCCTCTGACTGCTGTTCAGGGATTTGTTGAGGCTATCCGCGACGGTATGGTGCGGGATGAAGCATTGCTGAACAGGTACTTGGATACGATTCACACTCAAACGATTCATATCACCAGGCTGGTAGATGACATATTGGCGTTAAGCCGCCTGGAAAGCGGCAATGTCACCGTGGAAAAACTGCCGATGGACTTGATCACCCTGACCCAAGGTGTGGTCATATCCATGGAGGCAATGGCCAACAGCAAGAATACCTCGATTCTGTTCGAGAAGAAAATAGAAAACGCAGTCGTGCTTGGTGATGTTGACCGAATGGAACAGATTATTAGGAACTTGCTGAAGAATGCTGTCCGGGCCACCGAGAATGGTACCGTCAGGGTTGGGGTGGAGGTCCGGCAGGGTGAAGTGGTACTGACCATTGAGGACGATGGTATTGGTATAGCCCCCGAAGACCTGCCGCACATTTGGGACAGGTTTTACCAGGTGAAGAACCAGCGCGGCGCTTACCTGCAGGAAAAAGGGAGCGGCCTGGGGTTGGTGATTGTGAAAAAGCTGGTTCAGTTACAAGGCGGCAGCATAGATGTTACGAGTCAATTGGGGAAGGGAACGACTTTTAACATAAAATTTCCCATCTCATAA
- a CDS encoding SMR family transporter, with amino-acid sequence MLTDGNKTISQNKAWTFVLLGGALEIVWASGFKYEQIPWLAVIGSLLFSFDLIIRATKVLPVGTVYAVFAGIGTIGTTVVEAVITPETFQWIKIPVILVLLFCIIGLKLTAEGTIKGGGVQ; translated from the coding sequence GTGTTGACGGACGGCAACAAAACGATAAGTCAAAACAAAGCCTGGACATTCGTCCTGCTGGGCGGGGCGCTTGAGATTGTCTGGGCCTCGGGTTTTAAATATGAGCAAATTCCCTGGCTCGCCGTAATTGGATCGCTCCTGTTCAGTTTCGACTTGATCATTCGCGCCACCAAGGTGCTGCCCGTCGGAACCGTTTACGCGGTGTTTGCCGGTATTGGTACGATCGGCACTACCGTCGTCGAAGCGGTGATTACGCCGGAGACGTTCCAGTGGATCAAGATACCCGTTATTCTCGTTCTTCTCTTTTGCATTATCGGATTGAAACTGACGGCAGAAGGCACGATAAAAGGGGGCGGAGTACAATGA
- a CDS encoding hydrogenase maturation protease — MKSLYLGWGNPLLGDDGIGVLIAEELGKLEWPHEVRIIEVGTSIFNFLQEVSPVRQVIVIDAFRAESPPGCVYRLDTEDVMDYLEQNAHDMSLPTIIKWARGITGLPEGLIIYGVEPQQLDFGKGLSVGLKAIVSKIITEIKTEV, encoded by the coding sequence ATGAAATCCTTATACTTGGGCTGGGGTAACCCACTTTTAGGTGATGACGGAATTGGTGTATTAATTGCAGAGGAATTAGGAAAATTGGAGTGGCCTCACGAGGTACGGATAATTGAGGTGGGAACTTCAATCTTTAATTTCCTTCAGGAGGTTAGTCCAGTCAGACAGGTTATAGTCATTGATGCCTTTCGGGCAGAGAGTCCTCCGGGGTGTGTTTACCGACTGGATACGGAAGATGTTATGGATTACCTTGAACAAAACGCTCACGACATGTCGCTGCCAACCATTATTAAATGGGCCAGAGGTATTACCGGGTTACCAGAAGGTTTAATCATTTACGGAGTAGAACCCCAACAGTTAGATTTTGGTAAAGGGTTATCAGTGGGGTTAAAAGCCATAGTGTCAAAAATTATTACTGAAATTAAAACTGAGGTTTAA
- a CDS encoding response regulator transcription factor produces MPYLGKVLVVDDDQTVLELIKLYAEREGFETIGINNGDLVLPAFHQENPDAVILDIMLPDKDGLTLCRNLREIRMIPIIMLTAKGEEADRVLGLEMGADDYVAKPFSPRELVARIKAVLRRTQPVDTLTNWKMKYPGLEIQADIRSVLVDGKETEVTPREFDLLYYLAQSPRRVFTRQELLTAVWGYDYFGDQRTVDVHIRRLRTKLAPLTHEYLTTVWGVGYQFTPPVKEGETTL; encoded by the coding sequence ATGCCGTATTTGGGCAAGGTTTTGGTAGTTGATGACGACCAAACGGTACTGGAACTTATCAAGTTGTACGCTGAAAGGGAAGGTTTTGAAACCATCGGGATAAACAACGGTGATCTGGTCCTGCCCGCATTCCACCAGGAGAATCCTGATGCGGTAATATTGGATATCATGCTTCCGGATAAGGACGGGCTTACGCTATGTCGCAATTTAAGGGAGATCCGCATGATTCCCATCATTATGCTTACAGCCAAAGGAGAAGAAGCGGACCGTGTTCTGGGACTGGAAATGGGAGCTGATGACTATGTTGCCAAGCCTTTCAGCCCCAGGGAACTGGTAGCCAGAATAAAAGCGGTATTGCGCCGTACCCAACCGGTTGATACCTTAACGAACTGGAAAATGAAATACCCGGGGCTGGAAATTCAGGCCGATATCAGGAGTGTTTTGGTTGACGGTAAAGAAACAGAAGTTACTCCTAGAGAATTTGATTTGCTCTATTACCTGGCTCAGAGTCCCCGGCGGGTTTTCACCAGGCAAGAACTGTTAACGGCTGTCTGGGGATATGATTACTTCGGTGACCAGCGTACGGTGGATGTACATATTCGCAGGCTGAGGACAAAGCTGGCTCCCTTGACCCACGAATACCTGACAACTGTCTGGGGTGTGGGATACCAGTTTACACCTCCTGTTAAGGAGGGAGAGACCACATTGTGA
- a CDS encoding Mur ligase family protein, with translation MQFAIALIIFVFILGVYEQIHHHKNLNQINLRININGTRGKSTATRLITGILKEAGAKVVGKTTGTSARIIYWNKEEEEPIKRGRLGPNIIEQKAVVKKAVKLGASAFVTECMAVNPNYQIIFQEKLVKANIGVIVNVREDHILAVRISCWQN, from the coding sequence GTGCAGTTTGCTATAGCGCTTATTATTTTTGTTTTTATCTTAGGGGTTTATGAACAAATACACCATCATAAAAACTTAAACCAGATCAATCTTAGAATCAATATAAACGGTACAAGAGGTAAATCAACTGCAACAAGATTAATTACCGGTATTTTAAAGGAAGCAGGAGCTAAGGTTGTCGGAAAAACGACGGGAACCAGTGCGAGAATTATTTATTGGAACAAGGAAGAAGAAGAACCAATCAAACGAGGCCGTCTAGGTCCAAATATTATAGAACAAAAAGCTGTCGTTAAAAAAGCAGTCAAGCTTGGCGCATCTGCATTTGTAACAGAATGTATGGCCGTAAATCCCAATTACCAGATTATTTTTCAGGAAAAGCTTGTTAAAGCAAATATAGGCGTTATTGTTAATGTTCGTGAAGACCATATATTGGCGGTCAGAATAAGTTGCTGGCAGAATTGA
- a CDS encoding C40 family peptidase, protein MNQFKKLNIIWLILLILLTVTSPSYGYNDETEIQAVLLAESLIGKPFKQGGNTPEEGFNSIGFIQYVFKEGEQVVLPGSPSQLWKLGESIERNEIQPGDVLFFAGSDNLIPAIYKGDNIIIVVATDEGVVKRNIVEDSYWRDRYKGARRYTNIANELNPVAVKALELAGSPYELGGNDSNGFDHSGFVQYVFNEVNKLDFPRTSNEQWRVGMEVDTADIKSGDVLFFQGSSVRLPGIYIGNDIFVIVTTNGVAAVDIETSDYWKSKLLGARRFSNNIIEEGVVSNPIVEKAMDLLGTPYNPEGNSPTEGFNTTNFVRHVFKDTLNIQLSVFSDRIYEMGESISKEELQAGDLVFFQGSSLIPGIYKGNGMFIVQTTEGVAERDIESEYWSDIYAGAKRLTEADIYYSQPENYKEHENLVIQEAMKYIGTPYLLGGETMDGFDCSYLVQTVFRDAKNIYLPRITYKQCEVGETIDFENKRPGDVIYFKGKWQEGISHAAIYLGNNYIIHASGDEGMTTISYLGQNLLDRLAVVKRFDSLSLRLDSKVVEEAYKTLGIRYLAGGNTKAGFNHSGFIQYVMKAGLDIDLPRYSSQQWALGNEIEREDLDIGDVLFFEGSSNVLLPGLYIGNGQFIIVTESEGVAIRDLTISDSYWSPRYVGAKRYEKINE, encoded by the coding sequence ATGAACCAATTTAAAAAACTAAATATCATATGGTTAATCCTATTGATCCTGTTAACTGTTACAAGCCCATCCTACGGTTATAATGATGAGACAGAAATTCAAGCGGTTTTGCTTGCAGAAAGTTTAATAGGCAAACCTTTTAAACAAGGGGGAAATACACCGGAGGAAGGATTTAATAGCATTGGGTTTATTCAGTATGTATTTAAAGAGGGAGAGCAGGTAGTCCTCCCCGGATCGCCTTCACAGTTATGGAAACTGGGTGAATCTATAGAACGTAATGAAATCCAACCTGGAGATGTTCTTTTCTTTGCTGGAAGCGACAACCTAATACCGGCAATATATAAAGGCGATAATATCATTATCGTTGTAGCGACTGATGAAGGGGTAGTAAAACGGAATATAGTAGAAGATTCCTATTGGCGGGATCGGTATAAAGGTGCAAGACGCTACACAAATATAGCGAATGAATTAAATCCTGTAGCCGTAAAAGCCCTTGAATTAGCAGGATCTCCTTATGAACTTGGAGGCAATGATTCAAATGGCTTTGATCATTCAGGCTTTGTACAATACGTTTTTAATGAAGTAAACAAACTGGATTTTCCCAGAACATCGAACGAACAATGGCGAGTAGGTATGGAAGTAGATACGGCTGATATTAAATCCGGTGATGTACTATTCTTTCAAGGTAGCAGTGTGCGACTACCGGGAATTTATATAGGCAATGATATTTTTGTTATTGTTACAACCAATGGAGTTGCTGCAGTAGATATTGAAACAAGTGATTATTGGAAATCCAAGTTGCTGGGAGCAAGACGATTTAGTAACAATATTATTGAGGAAGGCGTCGTAAGCAATCCAATTGTAGAAAAGGCTATGGATTTGCTTGGGACACCCTATAACCCAGAAGGGAACTCACCAACCGAAGGCTTTAATACGACTAATTTTGTACGTCATGTTTTTAAAGATACCCTCAACATACAACTATCTGTCTTCTCCGACAGGATCTATGAAATGGGCGAATCCATTTCTAAAGAAGAGCTTCAAGCAGGAGACTTAGTATTTTTTCAGGGAAGCAGTCTTATACCCGGTATTTATAAAGGAAATGGTATGTTTATCGTTCAGACTACAGAAGGAGTTGCGGAAAGAGATATTGAGAGTGAGTATTGGTCAGATATATATGCAGGTGCAAAACGACTAACGGAGGCTGATATATATTATTCTCAGCCTGAAAATTATAAGGAACATGAGAATTTAGTTATTCAAGAAGCAATGAAATATATAGGAACTCCTTATTTGTTAGGTGGCGAAACAATGGATGGTTTTGACTGTTCTTATTTAGTTCAGACCGTCTTTAGAGACGCTAAAAATATTTATTTGCCTCGCATAACTTATAAACAATGTGAAGTAGGCGAAACTATCGATTTTGAAAACAAGCGTCCTGGAGACGTGATTTATTTTAAAGGAAAATGGCAGGAAGGGATATCACATGCTGCAATTTATCTAGGAAATAATTATATAATTCATGCCTCTGGCGACGAAGGTATGACTACAATCAGCTATTTAGGACAAAATTTACTAGATCGCCTTGCAGTAGTAAAGCGCTTTGACTCGCTTAGTTTAAGGCTGGATTCTAAAGTTGTTGAAGAAGCATATAAAACCCTGGGTATCCGTTACTTAGCAGGAGGAAATACCAAAGCAGGCTTTAATCACTCCGGGTTTATACAATACGTGATGAAGGCAGGTTTAGATATTGATCTACCAAGATATTCATCTCAACAATGGGCTTTAGGAAATGAAATAGAAAGAGAAGATTTAGATATTGGAGATGTTCTATTCTTCGAAGGCTCCAGCAATGTATTACTACCAGGATTATACATTGGAAATGGGCAGTTTATCATCGTAACAGAATCTGAAGGGGTAGCAATTCGTGATCTTACTATCTCAGATAGTTATTGGAGTCCACGATATGTTGGAGCAAAACGATATGAAAAAATCAATGAGTAG
- a CDS encoding poly-gamma-glutamate hydrolase family protein gives MLAELIRLHLTAKGYNVKTLNIQDRIAGVMDSNIVNKNKLFNNSYQLGGVQIAISKGLRDKLATDSGTLNDYSGTINNALSESWPTIVELMKKINNNKSEGFLNRFNPEKRNFDKKIQKVLEKGAKNPKELIQDLKTVSEE, from the coding sequence TTGCTGGCAGAATTGATCAGATTACATCTTACTGCCAAAGGATATAATGTAAAAACTTTAAATATTCAGGATCGCATTGCCGGGGTTATGGACAGCAATATCGTGAATAAGAATAAATTGTTTAATAACAGTTATCAGCTTGGCGGCGTTCAGATCGCTATTTCCAAAGGTTTAAGAGATAAACTTGCAACTGATTCCGGTACCTTAAACGATTATTCAGGCACCATCAATAACGCGCTAAGCGAAAGCTGGCCAACAATAGTTGAGCTCATGAAGAAGATTAATAATAATAAATCTGAAGGGTTTTTAAATCGGTTTAACCCTGAAAAGCGCAACTTCGATAAGAAAATCCAGAAAGTATTAGAAAAAGGCGCAAAGAATCCCAAGGAATTAATTCAAGATCTTAAAACAGTATCAGAAGAATAA
- a CDS encoding MFS transporter, whose product MLPLWKKDKQTVNTNLILLLLGRVISDMGTGIQMVIMPLYIIDAGGSAATVGVFSFLSLVPVLIAYPFAGVIGDRLNRKTIMVATDLASAVVILGLALSAHSNKMSLTLLLSVQVMVSLLNGLFDPATKGMLPQLVAEDELTRANSTVASLRTLSGLLSPVIGAALYASLGIAVLFFINGISFLLSGSCSMLIRYKHIKRESAVGMPGFITDLSEGIRFILANKVIRKLCVFFLVIYALIQPMFTVVLPLFFRIRLEFTDTQYGYLQMVIILGALVGSILVGVLFGKKDEVNKPLIIGCSMLMVTMLMFSGLTFPHSLSVIGKDTLLYFALLGGVLCLLSTAIMFIHVPVQTYIQKATPNEYMSRMFSIVGMISKGGMPFGALVYGIILNRIEVHWTVMSATLLIMLISIVFLKNNRVVSTQ is encoded by the coding sequence GTGCTGCCCTTGTGGAAAAAAGATAAGCAAACGGTAAATACAAATCTCATATTGTTATTGCTCGGTAGGGTGATATCCGATATGGGAACGGGTATCCAAATGGTGATTATGCCCCTGTATATCATCGATGCGGGCGGCTCGGCGGCTACCGTGGGGGTGTTCTCCTTCCTGTCTTTGGTGCCGGTTCTTATTGCCTACCCCTTTGCCGGAGTGATCGGAGACCGGTTGAACCGAAAGACGATCATGGTGGCCACCGACTTAGCCAGCGCCGTGGTAATTTTGGGTTTGGCTTTAAGTGCACATTCCAACAAAATGAGCCTGACATTGCTCCTGTCTGTGCAGGTAATGGTATCTCTTCTGAACGGTTTGTTTGATCCGGCCACCAAAGGCATGCTGCCCCAATTGGTGGCTGAGGACGAACTGACCCGGGCCAACTCCACTGTTGCGTCGCTGCGGACATTATCCGGTCTGCTGAGCCCTGTCATTGGGGCTGCGCTGTATGCAAGTCTGGGTATTGCAGTGCTGTTCTTTATTAACGGGATCTCATTTTTGTTATCGGGAAGCTGCTCGATGCTGATCAGATATAAGCATATCAAACGAGAGTCAGCGGTCGGCATGCCAGGATTCATAACGGATTTATCCGAGGGGATCCGATTTATTCTGGCCAATAAAGTAATCCGCAAGTTATGTGTTTTTTTTCTGGTAATATACGCCTTAATCCAACCTATGTTTACAGTAGTATTGCCTTTGTTTTTCAGAATCCGGTTGGAATTCACAGATACACAGTATGGCTATCTGCAAATGGTAATCATATTGGGAGCACTGGTGGGAAGCATTCTGGTAGGCGTGCTGTTCGGCAAAAAGGATGAAGTGAACAAACCCCTCATAATTGGCTGCAGTATGCTTATGGTTACCATGCTAATGTTTTCGGGTTTGACATTCCCGCACAGCTTATCGGTCATAGGGAAGGACACGCTTTTATACTTTGCCTTGCTGGGAGGAGTTCTTTGTCTGCTAAGTACCGCTATTATGTTCATCCATGTTCCGGTGCAAACCTATATCCAAAAAGCAACGCCCAACGAATATATGTCCCGGATGTTTTCAATCGTGGGCATGATTAGCAAGGGAGGCATGCCGTTCGGTGCATTGGTATACGGAATCATCCTTAACAGGATTGAGGTGCATTGGACTGTAATGTCGGCGACCTTATTGATAATGTTGATTTCAATTGTTTTTTTAAAGAACAATAGGGTTGTGAGTACCCAGTAA
- a CDS encoding DUF2680 domain-containing protein: MKTLKKLLATATVVGMLGVAGAAFAATALSPAQIVSGLTGKTVTEVYQESSTGKTYGTIANEAGKLEEFKAQMLEQKKIILDQRVKDGSLTQEQADEIYNNIKNNQATCDGTGSAGIGRKSGGCFGQGCGMGLGAGAGINR; encoded by the coding sequence ATGAAAACCTTGAAGAAATTGTTAGCAACAGCAACTGTAGTAGGTATGCTTGGAGTGGCAGGTGCTGCTTTTGCAGCGACGGCGTTGAGCCCTGCACAAATTGTATCCGGTTTGACAGGAAAAACAGTGACGGAGGTATATCAGGAAAGTTCTACTGGAAAGACCTATGGCACAATTGCTAATGAAGCAGGAAAGCTGGAAGAATTCAAAGCTCAAATGTTGGAGCAGAAAAAAATAATTCTCGACCAACGTGTAAAGGACGGTAGTCTCACTCAGGAGCAGGCAGACGAAATTTACAATAACATCAAAAATAACCAGGCAACCTGCGATGGAACTGGCAGCGCTGGGATTGGTAGAAAGTCTGGTGGGTGCTTTGGCCAGGGGTGTGGTATGGGCCTTGGAGCAGGTGCCGGAATAAACAGATAG
- a CDS encoding Rossmann-like domain-containing protein: MQKKEKPFFQQLQEIFDQIIESNHLKKVQVQVKAWPLKPEEAIGCPQRKDYVLLKGKERLVQAEIMGHKGQAFTSSLGDYAGTLEEVMNLPLDNDFHRAVYIATFNAVASYTGNTGKTLHCRNEGPGKCSMKVADFFRQTFGNPKILMLGYQPTLAEPLVKEFEVKVLDLDPDHIGKTINQVHILDGSGNTEPYIKNADVIFATGSIICNQTIEHYYNKGIPLVLYGTTGAGAAALLNLPRFCPESTEGAI, encoded by the coding sequence ATGCAAAAAAAGGAAAAACCTTTTTTCCAACAACTTCAGGAGATTTTTGATCAAATAATTGAAAGCAATCATTTAAAAAAGGTTCAAGTTCAGGTCAAGGCATGGCCGTTGAAACCGGAAGAAGCCATTGGATGTCCCCAAAGAAAGGATTACGTACTGCTTAAAGGAAAGGAACGCTTAGTCCAGGCGGAGATAATGGGGCATAAGGGACAGGCCTTTACCAGTTCGCTGGGGGACTACGCCGGAACCCTGGAAGAAGTGATGAATCTGCCGCTGGACAACGATTTCCACAGGGCGGTCTATATAGCAACCTTTAACGCTGTAGCCAGTTACACCGGCAATACAGGCAAAACCCTGCACTGCCGCAATGAGGGACCGGGAAAATGCAGTATGAAAGTGGCGGACTTTTTTCGCCAAACCTTCGGCAATCCTAAAATCTTAATGCTTGGCTATCAACCAACCCTTGCGGAGCCGTTAGTTAAAGAATTTGAAGTAAAGGTTTTAGATCTGGACCCAGACCATATTGGGAAAACCATAAATCAAGTGCATATACTGGACGGGTCGGGGAATACCGAGCCCTACATTAAAAACGCCGACGTAATTTTTGCCACCGGCAGTATTATATGCAATCAAACCATAGAGCATTATTACAATAAGGGAATACCTTTAGTATTATACGGAACCACCGGGGCCGGGGCTGCAGCATTATTGAATCTACCCAGGTTTTGTCCTGAATCCACTGAAGGAGCAATATAA